A stretch of the Nematostella vectensis chromosome 1, jaNemVect1.1, whole genome shotgun sequence genome encodes the following:
- the LOC116620361 gene encoding uncharacterized protein LOC116620361 yields MIYYLSFCYLSYILPHEYDSNTCLMELLDFCATIFVSLVGLCSSENFTITRNATDNLDRFVVPPSWCGRYENKTVMCQEYNARPVTNVECTCRCRNEAATFGFFNNVWRCTKNKVVREISDCTNLTLAHEIDQNAVVKVLRDSESVNLTEALYDWPIVNRSSQLTCDSTYKDFENKKEFKFDNKPHIGTPSTFIFYKFTRLEGPSALQGHVIRIVYIYYLRKETLPACFMVKMEGSVTCPAPDLPSSITLTISPQKTATKPSTFQPQSSTRHPLTSITTRTTPIKPSPSTTPIKPSPSTTPIKPSPSTTPIKPSPSTTSTTPGVHDRGGRVQHQGRDESGMAAIISGVVAAIVVLLVLAIIAALWYRRRRLNDTAEERSDQPRASDGVFNFAITHDENNYALPIPQERHKRMPIESVYNEPYSDTRNLLTLQNLQRGEAQSTPDVEGPIYSAIEEPNNKGSHDDQPGVAPAYGVLEGMYSEGAQNPQPVEGPVYGVLEGPNSDELDSIYNRPLDVIDSDHDGAEGVNDEQSKKGPVYGVLEGPDSEQLNSVYHSPLDVIESNPRASGVYNDLVNPANPVYEPLRKDE; encoded by the exons ATGATTTATTACTTGTCGTTTTGCTATCTAAGCTATATACTTCCGCATGAATACGATTCAAACACTTGTCTCATGGAGCTACTTGATTTTTGTGCTACAATCTTTGTTTCTCTTGTTGGTCTGTGTTCCTCTGAAAACTTCACCATCACAAGAAATGCAACTGATAATCTGGACAGGTTTGTCGTACCGCCGTCCTGGTGCGGGAGATACGAGAATAAGACGGTGATGTGTCAGGAATACAATGCTCGACCAGTCACTAATGTGGAGTGTACATGTCGATGTAGGAACGAAGCGGCGACGTTTGGCTTTTTCAACAACGTTTGGAGGTGTACGAAGAATAAGGTGGTTAGAGAAATATCAG ACTGCACAAATCTTACATTGGCCCACGAAATTGACCAGAATGCTGTCGTGAAGGTCTTGAGAGACAGTGAGTCGGTTAACCTGACTGAGGCGTTATACGATTGGCCAATTGTAAACAGATCAAGCCAGCTGACATGCGATAGTACTTACAAGGACTTTGAAAACAAGAAGGAGTTCAAGTTTGATAACAAACCACACATCGGAACTCCGTCAACGTTCATTTTCTATAAG TTTACGCGTCTGGAAGGACCATCAGCATTGCAAGGTCACGTGATACGCATCGTGTATATTTATTACCTTCGAAAGGAGACCCTTCCAGCATGCTTTATGGTGAAAATGGAAGGCAGCGTGACAT GCCCAGCGCCAGACCTGCCATCCTCGATCACCTTGACAATATCACCACAAAAAACCGCAACAAAACCTTCAACTTTTCAACCACAATCTTCAACTCGACATCCACTTACAtccataaccacacgcaccaCCCCTATCAAACCCTCACCCAGTACCACCCCTATCAAACCCTCACCCAGCACCACCCCTATCAAACCCTCACCCAGCACCACCCCTATCAAACCCTCACCCAGTACCACCAGCACCACGCCTGGAGTGCATGACCGAGGGGGCAGGGTCCAGCATCAAGGTCGTGACGAGTCTGGCATGGCAGCCATCATCTCCGGGGTCGTCGCCGCTATTGTTGTACTTCTTGTCCTGGCTATCATAGCGGCCTTGTGGTACAGAAGAAGACGATTGAATG ACACAGCAGAAGAAAGAAGCGACCAGCCC AGGGCTTCCGATGGTGTCTTTAACTTTGCCATTACACATGACGAAAATAACTACGCCTTGCCCATACCACAAGAAAGGCACAAAAGAA TGCCGATAGAAAGTGTTTACAACGAGCCTTATAGCGATACCAGGAATCTACTGACACTTCAGAACTTGCAGAGGGGAGAGGCGCAATCTACGCCGGATGTCGAGGGACCAATATATAGCGCCATAGAAGAACCAAATAATAAGGGTTCTCACGACGACCAACCCGGTGTTGCGCCTGCCTATGGAGTACTTGAGGGAATGTATTCTGAAGGTGCTCAAAACCCTCAACCTGTGGAAGGTCCCGTATACGGGGTCCTCGAGGGACCAAACTCGGATGAATTGGATTCAATCTACAATCGCCCTCTTGACGTGATAGACTCTGACCATGATGGAGCTGAAGGGGTCAATGATGAGcagtccaaaaaaggtcctgTATACGGGGTCCTCGAGGGACCAGACTCGGAGCAACTGAATTCAGTTTACCACAGCCCTCTTGACGTGATAGAGTCCAACCCAAGAGCGTCCGGGGTGTACAATGACCTTGTGAACCCTGCTAATCCAGTCTATGAGCCACTCAGGAAGGATGAGTAA
- the LOC5516337 gene encoding leishmanolysin-like peptidase isoform X1, translating into MSSRVHLDAPSTYNSKHPGKGLARLSNKLIKCSSLLITCALVMVVPCASAHHWIPRKHEMGHNVRTGHAHSKHPINQPLRFEVVYDESIESLSAEKNQLVTEKLIPEAVHYFHYTFSVRPIKIPIKLQRTCKNNAYFLKDETGTKLGDVQYCKEECVTTRCGPVTVPARHLDQCRVCDARGLECVRMPGDEWASGPGITRRDFVLYVSSIQTSHCSVANAVAYASYCQQEHMLDRPVAGFANLCPDRLDTDPRHYSNLISTVKHEVYHALGFSAGLYAFYRDKQGAPLTQRRKHGLPVYNDKTNLYQWSNKVVKKVTRKKWQVRHGHVTHSVSMIVTPRVVRVAREHFNCATLEGAEIENQGGTGTELTHWEKRLFENEAMTGTYTQNPVFSRLTLALMEDTGWYKANYSMAETLDWGRNLGCVFAKESCRTWMQSHVAHNKSSEPFCYTLKQAPLRMRCTHSKLSIALCNLRKYPQPLPPEYQYFSHLPKESSRKTREAVFADTDSYGGAVPLADYCPFYQKFTLTGMDGTKRETTCTVSENGPPAHGNYALESYGATSRCFEQGRPWQAKRGLLTRTMLDWGSGCYRYRCKDGIKIDIGNQTYSCYKAGQRIEVRGVLRNWNVSGSLVCPPCRVFCGDTTGCPMEYTTSELELTLDGSQGSASGLHLSASALILSLLSHALLLSHDLSALSRNI; encoded by the coding sequence TGCACTTGGATGCTCCTTCTACCTACAATTCAAAACACCCAGGAAAAGGTCTTGCGAGATTGTCAAATAAGCTGATCAAGTGTTCGAGTCTGCTGATAACGTGCGcgctggtgatggtggtaCCTTGTGCTTCGGCGCATCACTGGATCCCGCGTAAACACGAGATGGGTCACAATGTACGCACAGGACATGCGCACAGCAAGCACCCAATCAACCAGCCGCTCAGATTTGAGGTCGTCTACGATGAAAGCATCGAGAGTCTCAGCGCAGAGAAGAATCAACTAGTCACAGAAAAACTAATCCCTGAAGCTGTACACTACTTTCATTACACGTTCAGCGTGCGGCCGATAAAGATACCCATTAAGCTACAGAGGACTTGTAAAAACAATGCGTATTTCCTTAAAGACGAAACAGGGACAAAGCTAGGGGATGTTCAGTATTGCAAGGAGGAGTGCGTGACCACGAGGTGTGGCCCTGTCACGGTGCCCGCACGCCATCTTGATCAGTGCCGCGTGTGTGACGCAAGGGGACTCGAGTGTGTCCGGATGCCTGGGGACGAATGGGCGTCTGGTCCAGGTATCACCAGAAGAGACTTTGTGTTGTACGTGTCGTCAATACAGACGTCTCACTGCTCCGTCGCTAACGCCGTCGCCTACGCCTCCTACTGTCAACAAGAACACATGCTGGACCGTCCGGTGGCCGGGTTCGCTAATCTGTGTCCGGACAGGCTGGACACGGACCCTCGACATTACTCGAATTTGATCTCTACGGTCAAGCATGAGGTGTACCACGCCCTTGGGTTCAGCGCGGGTTTATACGCGTTCTACCGGGACAAACAAGGCGCACCCCTCACCCAACGGAGAAAGCACGGTCTGCCCGTGTACAATGACAAAACTAACCTATATCAATGGAGTAACAAGGTCGTTAAAAAAGTCACGCGCAAGAAGTGGCAGGTTCGTCACGGTCATGTCACGCACTCCGTTTCTATGATTGTCACGCCCCGTGTTGTGCGGGTAGCGAGGGAGCACTTCAACTGCGCGACTCTCGAGGGGGCGGAGATTGAAAACCAGggagggactggtaccgagcTTACACACTGGGAAAAGCGACTGTTTGAGAACGAGGCGATGACGGGGACGTATACCCAGAACCCGGTCTTCTCACGGTTGACTTTGGCCCTAATGGAGGACACGGGCTGGTACAAAGCGAACTACAGCATGGCGGAGACTCTAGACTGGGGCAGGAACCTCGGCTGCGTGTTCGCTAAGGAAAGCTGCCGCACGTGGATGCAGAGTCACGTGGCCCATAACAAGTCCTCGGAGCCATTCTGTTACACCCTGAAACAAGCGCCactacgcatgcgctgtacACATAGCAAACTCTCCATCGCACTCTGTAATCTGCGCAAATACCCCCAGCCTCTCCCCCCAGAGTACCAATACTTTAGCCACCTGCCCAAAGAGAGCTCACGTAAGACGCGAGAGGCGGTATTCGCAGACACGGACTCGTACGGCGGCGCTGTACCACTCGCTGATTACTGCCCTTTCTATCAAAAATTTACTCTGACGGGCATGGACGGGACAAAGAGAGAGACCACGTGTACAGTCTCAGAAAATGGTCCGCCCGCACATGGCAACTACGCCCTGGAGAGCTACGGTGCCACTTCGAGGTGTTTCGAGCAGGGTCGCCCCTGGCAAGCGAAGAGGGGGCTGCTGACGCGCACGATGTTGGACTGGGGAAGCGGTTGCTATAGATACCGTTGCAAGGACGGTATTAAGATAGACATCGGTAATCAGACCTACTCCTGCTATAAGGCTGGTCAGCGCATTGAGGTGCGAGGCGTGCTCAGGAACTGGAATGTCAGCGGTTCACTTGTTTGCCCGCCATGCAGGGTGTTCTGCGGGGACACCACAGGGTGCCCGATGGAGTACACGACTAGCGAGCTGGAGCTGACCTTGGATGGTAGTCAGGGCTCGGCCAGCGGCCTCCACCTATCCGCGAGTGCGCTTATCTTAAGCCTTTTATCTCACGCTCTCCTTTTATCTCACGATCTCAgtgctctgtcacgcaacatATGA
- the LOC116620363 gene encoding uncharacterized protein LOC116620363, producing MQVTLLTLRRALDGFILVVLGIISLALIYRPDRLFPGLSSTRTSVGNRRRFILSLEFNDDGFHFKRHRKERFMSYEPPVGSWSDQLLAFQNAVIIAALLNRTLLAQPLFSELESKRLRKHVREDLKSDSEVFKLINTKFLVPISAVIDLSRLSHLIRVNPIQTSHAQFLENYKNLTWHSVCHKSALGFWLDFIPSPENSRAWNILQKQTFLPLKTFFSGVEPVCEQELEMVDSVKNSAPLLRGILTELAFHGEDLIYFRGGSLATRELRFLSKKRTAQAQKWVSDFIRFSPYLLKRMSQMAENIRKPYNAVFIAPSKNPDVFNNNIRYRLREMEKRKFRSISNRLYIGSSQVDLRDLKGFMDLGYELYSPKDIIPEGISEHIKYDVRKLLGELLCKFAILYEGPMDTFATQRARLHEARRMDDLLIDHISVKWAGHTIKRPYMAERKEEATTKPESDGLRVMFCRICKTMQIRLKNATCRPILSDCKKRKI from the coding sequence ATGCAAGTGACATTGCTCACATTAAGGCGGGCTTTGGATGGATTTATCTTAGTAGTTCTCGGGATTATATCACTGGCGCTGATCTATCGACCTGACCGGCTCTTCCCAGGACTTAGTAGCACGCGGACTTCTGTTGGTAACCGAAGAAGATTTATTCTCTCGCTTGAATTCAACGACGATGGTTTCCACTTTAAACGGCACAGGAAGGAGAGGTTCATGTCTTACGAGCCGCCGGTTGGTAGCTGGAGTGATCAGCTGTTGGCGTTTCAGAACGCAGTCATAATCGCGGCATTACTCAATCGCACGCTACTTGCACAACCGCTGTTCAGCGAGCTAGAGAGTAAACGGCTTAGAAAACATGTGCGTGAAGATTTAAAGAGTGATTCTGAAGTTTTTAAACTGATAAACACCAAGTTCCTTGTCCCGATATCAGCTGTTATCGACTTAAGCCGGCTTTCTCATTTGATTCGAGTGAATCCTATCCAAACATCACACGCGCAATTCCTGGAAAATTACAAGAATCTGACATGGCATAGTGTATGCCACAAAAGTGCCTTAGGGTTTTGGCTGGATTTCATTCCATCGCCAGAAAATTCTCGCGCCTGGAATATCCTACAAAAGCAAACATTTCTTCCTCTTAAGACCTTCTTTAGTGGAGTTGAGCCTGTGTGCGAACAAGAGCTTGAAATGGTTGACAGTGTTAAGAATAGCGCTCCGTTACTCCGTGGAATCCTCACGGAGCTTGCTTTTCATGGTGAAGACTTGATCTATTTCCGAGGAGGCTCGCTCGCTACCAGGGAATTGCGATTCCTCTCGAAAAAGCGAACTGCTCAAGCCCAAAAGTGGGTGTCCGATTTTATTAGGTTCTCCCCATACTTGTTGAAAAGAATGTCACAAATGGCAGAAAACATAAGAAAACCTTACAATGCAGTGTTCATAGCACCAAGCAAAAACCCCGATGTATTTAATAATAACATTCGCTACCGACTCAGAGAAATGGAGAAGCGTAAATTCCGCTCTATATCTAATAGGCTCTACATAGGCTCCAGCCAGGTGGACTTGCGAGACCTGAAAGGCTTTATGGACCTTGGGTATGAGCTTTACTCTCCTAAGGATATCATCCCTGAGGGAATCAGCGAACATATAAAGTACGACGTCAGGAAACTCTTAGGAGAACTACTGTGCAAATTTGCGATACTGTACGAAGGCCCGATGGACACCTTCGCAACCCAGCGAGCACGACTCCACGAAGCGCGGCGTATGGACGATTTACTGATCGATCACATTAGCGTCAAGTGGGCGGGGCATACTATAAAAAGGCCTTATATGGCTGAAAGAAAAGAGGAGGCAACAACGAAGCCCGAAAGTGATGGACTAAGAGTGATGTTCTGTAGGATTTGCAAGACGATGCAAATTCGGCTGAAAAACGCCACTTGTAGACCTATCCTTTCCGACtgtaaaaagagaaaaatataa
- the LOC5516337 gene encoding leishmanolysin-like peptidase isoform X2, translating to MVVPCASAHHWIPRKHEMGHNVRTGHAHSKHPINQPLRFEVVYDESIESLSAEKNQLVTEKLIPEAVHYFHYTFSVRPIKIPIKLQRTCKNNAYFLKDETGTKLGDVQYCKEECVTTRCGPVTVPARHLDQCRVCDARGLECVRMPGDEWASGPGITRRDFVLYVSSIQTSHCSVANAVAYASYCQQEHMLDRPVAGFANLCPDRLDTDPRHYSNLISTVKHEVYHALGFSAGLYAFYRDKQGAPLTQRRKHGLPVYNDKTNLYQWSNKVVKKVTRKKWQVRHGHVTHSVSMIVTPRVVRVAREHFNCATLEGAEIENQGGTGTELTHWEKRLFENEAMTGTYTQNPVFSRLTLALMEDTGWYKANYSMAETLDWGRNLGCVFAKESCRTWMQSHVAHNKSSEPFCYTLKQAPLRMRCTHSKLSIALCNLRKYPQPLPPEYQYFSHLPKESSRKTREAVFADTDSYGGAVPLADYCPFYQKFTLTGMDGTKRETTCTVSENGPPAHGNYALESYGATSRCFEQGRPWQAKRGLLTRTMLDWGSGCYRYRCKDGIKIDIGNQTYSCYKAGQRIEVRGVLRNWNVSGSLVCPPCRVFCGDTTGCPMEYTTSELELTLDGSQGSASGLHLSASALILSLLSHALLLSHDLSALSRNI from the coding sequence atggtggtaCCTTGTGCTTCGGCGCATCACTGGATCCCGCGTAAACACGAGATGGGTCACAATGTACGCACAGGACATGCGCACAGCAAGCACCCAATCAACCAGCCGCTCAGATTTGAGGTCGTCTACGATGAAAGCATCGAGAGTCTCAGCGCAGAGAAGAATCAACTAGTCACAGAAAAACTAATCCCTGAAGCTGTACACTACTTTCATTACACGTTCAGCGTGCGGCCGATAAAGATACCCATTAAGCTACAGAGGACTTGTAAAAACAATGCGTATTTCCTTAAAGACGAAACAGGGACAAAGCTAGGGGATGTTCAGTATTGCAAGGAGGAGTGCGTGACCACGAGGTGTGGCCCTGTCACGGTGCCCGCACGCCATCTTGATCAGTGCCGCGTGTGTGACGCAAGGGGACTCGAGTGTGTCCGGATGCCTGGGGACGAATGGGCGTCTGGTCCAGGTATCACCAGAAGAGACTTTGTGTTGTACGTGTCGTCAATACAGACGTCTCACTGCTCCGTCGCTAACGCCGTCGCCTACGCCTCCTACTGTCAACAAGAACACATGCTGGACCGTCCGGTGGCCGGGTTCGCTAATCTGTGTCCGGACAGGCTGGACACGGACCCTCGACATTACTCGAATTTGATCTCTACGGTCAAGCATGAGGTGTACCACGCCCTTGGGTTCAGCGCGGGTTTATACGCGTTCTACCGGGACAAACAAGGCGCACCCCTCACCCAACGGAGAAAGCACGGTCTGCCCGTGTACAATGACAAAACTAACCTATATCAATGGAGTAACAAGGTCGTTAAAAAAGTCACGCGCAAGAAGTGGCAGGTTCGTCACGGTCATGTCACGCACTCCGTTTCTATGATTGTCACGCCCCGTGTTGTGCGGGTAGCGAGGGAGCACTTCAACTGCGCGACTCTCGAGGGGGCGGAGATTGAAAACCAGggagggactggtaccgagcTTACACACTGGGAAAAGCGACTGTTTGAGAACGAGGCGATGACGGGGACGTATACCCAGAACCCGGTCTTCTCACGGTTGACTTTGGCCCTAATGGAGGACACGGGCTGGTACAAAGCGAACTACAGCATGGCGGAGACTCTAGACTGGGGCAGGAACCTCGGCTGCGTGTTCGCTAAGGAAAGCTGCCGCACGTGGATGCAGAGTCACGTGGCCCATAACAAGTCCTCGGAGCCATTCTGTTACACCCTGAAACAAGCGCCactacgcatgcgctgtacACATAGCAAACTCTCCATCGCACTCTGTAATCTGCGCAAATACCCCCAGCCTCTCCCCCCAGAGTACCAATACTTTAGCCACCTGCCCAAAGAGAGCTCACGTAAGACGCGAGAGGCGGTATTCGCAGACACGGACTCGTACGGCGGCGCTGTACCACTCGCTGATTACTGCCCTTTCTATCAAAAATTTACTCTGACGGGCATGGACGGGACAAAGAGAGAGACCACGTGTACAGTCTCAGAAAATGGTCCGCCCGCACATGGCAACTACGCCCTGGAGAGCTACGGTGCCACTTCGAGGTGTTTCGAGCAGGGTCGCCCCTGGCAAGCGAAGAGGGGGCTGCTGACGCGCACGATGTTGGACTGGGGAAGCGGTTGCTATAGATACCGTTGCAAGGACGGTATTAAGATAGACATCGGTAATCAGACCTACTCCTGCTATAAGGCTGGTCAGCGCATTGAGGTGCGAGGCGTGCTCAGGAACTGGAATGTCAGCGGTTCACTTGTTTGCCCGCCATGCAGGGTGTTCTGCGGGGACACCACAGGGTGCCCGATGGAGTACACGACTAGCGAGCTGGAGCTGACCTTGGATGGTAGTCAGGGCTCGGCCAGCGGCCTCCACCTATCCGCGAGTGCGCTTATCTTAAGCCTTTTATCTCACGCTCTCCTTTTATCTCACGATCTCAgtgctctgtcacgcaacatATGA